A genomic segment from uncultured Marinifilum sp. encodes:
- a CDS encoding DUF6088 family protein yields the protein MTLADKIKKQIESFPIGETFRYEQLDIEKNQYVSAAKVLERLQKNGLIKKVSKGTFYKPKKTLFGELKPEEQELLKPYLFENGKRIAYITGNYLYNQLGLTTQLTGVLKIACQSKRIYVNTGAIKAKPVKSYIEVTDKNYQLLGFLDAMKDLKIIPNVNINSAVRILSTIVKKQNSDKLSIMINYALFYPPRVRALLGAILESQGKIKEIEKLKDSLNPLSAFKLGISTQILETALKWNIK from the coding sequence ATGACTTTAGCTGATAAAATAAAAAAACAAATAGAGAGTTTCCCTATAGGAGAAACATTTCGATATGAACAACTTGATATCGAAAAGAATCAATATGTATCTGCAGCTAAGGTACTGGAGCGCCTTCAAAAAAATGGCCTGATAAAGAAAGTATCGAAAGGGACATTCTACAAGCCCAAGAAAACTCTTTTTGGAGAATTAAAACCAGAGGAACAAGAACTATTAAAGCCCTATTTATTTGAAAATGGAAAACGAATTGCCTATATAACGGGTAACTACCTATACAATCAATTGGGATTAACCACACAACTCACTGGGGTCCTAAAAATCGCATGCCAGTCTAAACGGATTTATGTGAATACAGGAGCCATAAAAGCCAAACCTGTAAAAAGCTATATTGAAGTTACTGACAAAAATTATCAGTTACTCGGGTTTTTAGATGCAATGAAAGATTTAAAAATAATCCCCAATGTCAATATCAATTCCGCTGTTCGAATTCTTTCTACCATTGTTAAAAAACAGAACTCCGATAAACTTAGCATCATGATAAACTATGCACTTTTTTACCCCCCAAGAGTAAGAGCATTGTTAGGAGCTATATTGGAATCTCAAGGGAAAATTAAGGAAATCGAAAAACTTAAGGATTCATTGAATCCACTGAGCGCATTCAAACTTGGAATATCAACTCAAATATTAGAAACCGCATTAAAATGGAACATTAAATGA
- a CDS encoding Fic family protein, with product MRRIKLYIHENENWTDFSWDEKRVSLKLAETRNLQGRLIGKMESLGFDLQDEAVLNTLTIEIVKSSEIEGEVLDLEQVRSSIARRLGIELAGAIDSERHVDGIVEMMLDATQRYDLTLTKDRLLGWHSAIFPTGWSNMYKVIVADWRKDTTGPMQVVSGPMGKEKVHYEAPSSERIDSEMGKLIEWIENESEIDPVLKAAIAHLWFVTIHPFEDGNGRITRAITEMLLARSDKSVKRFYSMSFQIRLERKEYYEKLEKTQKGNSDITAWILWFLDCLTNSFESTSNTLSKILIKADFWKVHSSTIFNERQQKMVNRLLDGFTGKLTTSKWGKICKCSQDTALRDIQDLINKDVLQKEASGGRSTNYELK from the coding sequence ATGCGGAGAATAAAACTATACATACATGAAAACGAGAACTGGACAGATTTTTCCTGGGATGAGAAGCGAGTAAGTTTAAAACTGGCAGAAACCAGAAATTTGCAAGGTCGGTTGATTGGAAAAATGGAGTCTTTAGGTTTTGATCTACAGGATGAAGCTGTATTAAATACTTTAACTATAGAAATTGTGAAATCTTCAGAAATTGAAGGAGAAGTTTTAGATTTGGAACAGGTTCGCTCATCAATTGCACGAAGATTAGGAATTGAGCTTGCTGGAGCAATTGACTCAGAACGTCATGTTGACGGAATTGTTGAAATGATGCTTGATGCTACGCAACGATATGATTTGACATTAACAAAAGACAGGCTATTGGGATGGCATTCTGCTATTTTCCCTACTGGATGGAGTAATATGTATAAGGTTATTGTTGCTGACTGGCGAAAAGACACTACTGGACCAATGCAGGTTGTATCTGGTCCGATGGGAAAAGAAAAGGTGCATTACGAAGCTCCATCCTCTGAAAGAATTGATAGTGAGATGGGAAAGCTTATTGAATGGATTGAAAATGAATCAGAAATTGATCCTGTGCTAAAGGCAGCTATTGCTCATCTATGGTTTGTTACAATCCACCCTTTTGAAGATGGAAACGGTCGAATCACAAGAGCAATCACAGAAATGTTATTAGCACGTTCTGATAAAAGTGTAAAACGATTTTATAGTATGTCTTTTCAGATTAGACTTGAAAGAAAAGAATACTATGAGAAATTAGAGAAAACACAAAAAGGAAATTCTGATATTACAGCGTGGATTCTATGGTTTTTAGATTGCCTGACAAACTCTTTTGAGTCGACATCAAATACCTTATCAAAGATTTTAATAAAAGCTGACTTTTGGAAAGTTCATTCTTCAACGATATTTAATGAGCGTCAACAAAAAATGGTAAATAGACTTCTTGATGGTTTTACAGGAAAACTAACGACATCAAAATGGGGTAAAATATGTAAATGTTCACAAGATACAGCTTTAAGAGATATACAAGATTTGATTAATAAAGATGTTTTGCAAAAGGAAGCTAGTGGCGGTAGGAGTACAAATTATGAATTGAAATAA
- a CDS encoding HipA domain-containing protein: MENKCLYCYESVDGDQNFHEKCSQEFFGSSTPPAIEYSLDQMDELAKNIIERSVAVPGVQAKLSMSLVKNTKETADARLTVIGALGGQYIFKPPSDHFPEMPANEHVSMRMAEAFGIRVVPSSLIRLVSGELSYITKRIDRTANGEKIHMIDMFQITEAFDKYKGSMEKIGKALDEYSDNTLLDKIFYFELVLFSFLTGNNDMHLKNFSMIEDSSGWVLSPAYDLLNVAIVLPDDKEELALTLSGKKSKLKREHFEQLGQGLGLTEKQIAGTFKRMIKNKSKALELIDKSFLSEEMIIAYKQVLEAKYKQLEILHLK, from the coding sequence ATGGAGAATAAATGTTTGTACTGTTATGAGTCTGTCGATGGAGATCAGAATTTTCATGAGAAATGTTCTCAGGAGTTTTTTGGAAGCTCAACACCTCCTGCAATTGAATATTCATTGGATCAAATGGATGAATTGGCGAAAAATATCATAGAGCGAAGCGTTGCTGTACCTGGTGTTCAGGCAAAATTATCCATGTCTTTGGTGAAAAATACAAAAGAAACAGCAGATGCTAGACTTACTGTAATTGGAGCTTTGGGAGGACAATATATTTTTAAGCCGCCTTCCGATCACTTTCCGGAAATGCCAGCAAACGAACATGTGAGCATGAGAATGGCGGAAGCTTTCGGCATTCGGGTGGTTCCTTCTTCCTTGATTCGATTGGTATCAGGAGAGCTTTCCTATATTACCAAACGGATTGACAGGACAGCAAATGGAGAGAAAATCCACATGATTGATATGTTTCAGATCACCGAGGCATTTGATAAATACAAAGGATCAATGGAGAAAATCGGAAAAGCTTTGGATGAATATTCCGATAATACATTGCTCGATAAGATCTTCTATTTCGAATTGGTTCTGTTTTCTTTTTTGACCGGGAACAATGATATGCATCTGAAGAATTTTTCAATGATAGAGGACTCTTCCGGATGGGTATTGTCGCCAGCCTATGATTTGTTGAATGTTGCGATTGTTCTGCCCGATGATAAAGAGGAGTTGGCATTAACATTATCGGGTAAAAAAAGTAAGTTGAAGCGAGAGCATTTTGAACAATTGGGGCAGGGATTGGGACTTACGGAAAAGCAGATTGCAGGAACTTTTAAAAGAATGATAAAGAATAAATCAAAAGCCTTAGAGTTGATTGATAAATCTTTTTTGTCTGAAGAGATGATAATTGCCTATAAGCAGGTTTTGGAAGCAAAATACAAACAGCTTGAAATTTTACATCTGAAATAG
- a CDS encoding HipA N-terminal domain-containing protein, producing the protein MRKGKVFYKDHLAGIITETDEGEYIFQYDQQYVKDHTEKFITFTMPVSGNSYKDKRLFPFFEGLLPEGWLLDIASKNWKINPNDRMGLLLACCQNCIGAVSIEPIPVEDGE; encoded by the coding sequence ATGAGAAAGGGAAAAGTATTTTATAAGGATCATTTGGCTGGAATCATTACAGAAACGGATGAAGGGGAGTATATTTTTCAGTATGATCAGCAATACGTGAAAGATCATACTGAAAAGTTTATCACATTCACTATGCCTGTAAGTGGCAATTCATATAAGGATAAGCGATTGTTCCCATTTTTTGAAGGATTGCTCCCTGAAGGATGGTTGTTGGATATTGCTTCCAAAAACTGGAAGATCAATCCTAATGACAGAATGGGTTTGTTGCTGGCTTGTTGTCAGAATTGCATAGGTGCTGTGAGTATAGAACCAATACCTGTTGAAGATGGAGAATAA
- a CDS encoding helix-turn-helix domain-containing protein, with product MKQLSDFVKERRKKVNLTQEEFAERAGVALTVLRKIEQGKTNLNMDKVNLVLSMFGHELAPVNRKELNE from the coding sequence ATGAAACAGTTGTCAGACTTTGTTAAAGAGCGTAGAAAGAAAGTTAATCTTACTCAGGAGGAATTTGCAGAACGTGCTGGTGTTGCACTTACTGTGCTGCGAAAAATTGAGCAAGGGAAAACTAATCTGAATATGGATAAGGTAAACCTGGTACTTAGCATGTTTGGTCATGAACTGGCTCCGGTAAATCGTAAAGAACTGAATGAATGA
- a CDS encoding DUF6155 family protein: MEVIFNEIGILSEIIIVLENSSIVLRKQEAEKITSINGFSNRIEKLFKFKMGLREVKTRLNNLEKTEILKLISEMYKKVPAAKDFLDIYATGDIDELVEKYKKAIEKYVYPSGNNLVLKESEARKLIRKVRKMNVIELNIEIELHYVDCCLDVISDFGYWEDNYYVSVVKMYYSAVNGIAQIGLIDEYTERLENISSRASEFGLELYL, from the coding sequence ATGGAAGTAATTTTTAATGAGATAGGTATTCTTAGTGAGATAATTATTGTTCTTGAAAATTCATCAATAGTTTTAAGAAAGCAAGAAGCTGAAAAAATTACTTCTATAAATGGATTCTCCAATCGGATTGAAAAACTATTCAAATTTAAAATGGGACTTAGAGAAGTTAAAACAAGATTAAACAATTTAGAAAAAACTGAAATTTTGAAGTTGATTTCAGAAATGTATAAGAAGGTTCCTGCTGCAAAAGACTTTCTGGATATTTATGCGACAGGTGACATAGATGAACTTGTAGAGAAATACAAAAAGGCAATTGAAAAATATGTTTACCCAAGTGGAAATAACTTAGTTTTAAAAGAATCCGAAGCGAGAAAACTCATTAGGAAGGTTCGAAAGATGAATGTGATTGAATTAAATATTGAAATCGAATTGCATTATGTGGATTGTTGTCTTGATGTCATAAGCGATTTTGGTTACTGGGAGGACAATTATTATGTTTCTGTGGTTAAAATGTACTATAGTGCAGTTAATGGAATTGCTCAAATAGGACTCATTGATGAATATACTGAGAGACTAGAAAATATATCGTCAAGAGCGAGTGAATTTGGATTAGAATTATATCTTTAA
- a CDS encoding Fic family protein, whose product MFLDKLPLPFTKKHLIFDICTFFSIFGTDKKHMGQKAPQYILEKLPPLREKVETIEILRQTNKATAALAELKGIAKTIPNQAMLINAIVLQEAKDSSEIENIITTQDELYKALAINKSKISYETKEVVNYRKAIFHGYETAKQQGFLKVNDIIDIQQQLVDNIAGIRSTPGTVLKNDTTGEIVYTPPQDKTEIIELLSNFIKHYNETDNDLSPLINLAILHHQFESIHPFYDGNGRTGRILNIIYLILNDLIDVPILYLSSYIIENKPEYYRLLNQTNRTGKWEEWIIFMLKAIEFTSKDTIEKIIRIKNQLDSTIQKVQIEAPKIYKKELVELLFEQPYSKIEFVVKKLRVERKAASRYLKELEKIGIIESQKVGRETLYINKGLIEILKQ is encoded by the coding sequence GTGTTTTTAGACAAACTGCCGTTACCATTCACTAAAAAGCACCTTATTTTTGACATATGTACTTTTTTTAGTATTTTTGGTACAGATAAAAAACATATGGGACAAAAAGCACCACAATATATTCTAGAAAAACTTCCACCTCTAAGAGAAAAAGTGGAAACTATTGAGATATTAAGACAGACTAATAAAGCAACAGCTGCTTTAGCTGAATTAAAAGGTATAGCAAAAACGATTCCGAATCAAGCTATGTTAATTAATGCAATTGTACTTCAAGAAGCAAAGGATAGTTCTGAAATTGAAAATATTATAACAACACAAGATGAACTATACAAGGCTCTAGCAATCAATAAATCTAAAATTTCATATGAAACTAAAGAAGTTGTAAATTATCGGAAAGCAATATTTCATGGTTATGAAACTGCCAAACAGCAAGGTTTTTTAAAAGTCAATGACATTATAGATATACAGCAACAATTAGTTGATAATATAGCTGGTATTAGAAGTACTCCTGGTACTGTTTTAAAAAATGATACAACGGGTGAAATTGTATACACACCACCACAGGATAAAACGGAAATTATTGAATTATTAAGCAATTTCATTAAACACTACAATGAAACTGATAACGATTTATCACCGTTGATTAATCTAGCAATCCTACATCACCAATTTGAAAGTATTCACCCATTCTATGATGGTAATGGAAGAACTGGCAGGATATTGAATATTATTTACTTAATTCTTAACGATTTAATTGATGTTCCAATATTGTATCTAAGTTCATATATTATCGAAAACAAACCAGAATACTATAGATTATTAAATCAAACTAATAGAACTGGAAAATGGGAAGAATGGATAATATTTATGCTTAAAGCAATAGAATTTACTTCAAAAGACACTATTGAAAAGATAATAAGAATTAAAAATCAACTAGATAGCACAATTCAGAAAGTACAAATAGAAGCTCCCAAAATATATAAAAAGGAATTGGTTGAATTGTTATTTGAACAGCCATATTCTAAAATTGAATTTGTTGTTAAGAAACTAAGAGTTGAACGAAAAGCAGCATCAAGATATCTAAAAGAGCTTGAGAAAATAGGAATAATTGAATCACAAAAAGTTGGAAGAGAAACTTTATATATTAATAAGGGCTTAATCGAAATTTTAAAACAATAA
- a CDS encoding IS1182 family transposase encodes MRFIQGQDRTQTHLFPISLDQSIAKDNEVRLIDLFVDSLDLNDFGFKVDFGENGRPAYRPADLLKLYIYGYLNRTRSSRGLEKECKRNIEVMWLLRNLCPDHNTISNFRRDNPKAIKKVFRQTVKMAKHFNLIGGKLLAGDGTKLRAQNSKKNNFNQKKIDRHIAYIDRKLSEYEKALAESDGDQKKSIQQEIKKQTDRKKEYQNIEKQIKHTGQPQISTSDPDSRQMTIRNNITEVAYNLQTTVDAEHNIPIDYKLTMHNDSKAMGNMLQRAKSILRTNQFTALYDKGYHTGSEFQIADRLGIETIVAIPGAAAQAPNPAYNVANFKYNKFEDYYTCPQNKKLTTNGRLHKARTYLFKRYTTKACANCKVKDQCSKAICGKAIQRSEHQDLIDKNKQRVQQNQSYYKRRQAIVEHPYGTIKRQWGFNHIMTKKGIERASADVGLIMTAYNLRRIINIIGVKTLIKWATQQLSCFLKLRMPLESKLAQIRSSIQFQIKYFFNFYVSLKLLYLNLKWAV; translated from the coding sequence ATGAGATTTATACAAGGACAAGACAGAACACAAACTCATCTTTTTCCCATCTCATTAGACCAATCAATTGCTAAAGACAATGAGGTTCGATTAATCGATTTATTTGTGGATAGCCTTGATTTGAATGACTTTGGTTTTAAAGTTGATTTTGGAGAAAACGGTAGACCAGCCTACCGACCAGCAGATTTACTCAAGCTCTATATTTATGGTTATTTAAATAGAACCCGTTCTTCTCGCGGCTTAGAGAAAGAGTGTAAACGAAATATAGAAGTGATGTGGTTACTAAGGAACTTGTGTCCCGATCACAATACCATCTCCAACTTTAGAAGAGACAACCCCAAAGCAATTAAAAAGGTATTCCGACAGACCGTTAAAATGGCCAAACACTTTAATCTGATTGGTGGCAAATTGTTAGCTGGTGACGGCACTAAACTCAGAGCTCAGAATAGTAAAAAAAACAACTTCAACCAAAAGAAAATTGACCGTCACATCGCTTATATTGACAGAAAACTTTCCGAGTATGAAAAAGCTTTAGCCGAAAGTGATGGAGATCAAAAAAAGAGTATTCAGCAGGAAATAAAAAAGCAGACGGATCGAAAAAAGGAGTATCAAAATATAGAGAAGCAAATCAAACATACAGGCCAGCCGCAAATTTCTACTTCGGATCCTGATAGCCGCCAAATGACAATTAGAAACAACATTACTGAAGTAGCCTACAACCTGCAAACAACTGTAGATGCAGAGCACAACATCCCTATCGACTACAAACTTACAATGCATAACGATAGTAAAGCAATGGGCAACATGCTGCAACGTGCAAAATCGATTTTACGAACCAACCAGTTCACAGCACTATACGATAAAGGCTACCATACTGGATCTGAATTTCAGATTGCAGATCGTTTAGGAATTGAAACAATTGTAGCAATACCTGGAGCCGCCGCACAAGCTCCAAATCCAGCGTATAATGTTGCGAATTTTAAATACAACAAATTCGAGGATTATTATACTTGTCCGCAAAACAAAAAACTAACCACTAACGGAAGATTACACAAGGCCAGAACCTACCTGTTTAAACGATACACCACCAAAGCTTGTGCAAATTGCAAGGTAAAAGATCAATGTAGTAAGGCTATCTGTGGAAAAGCGATACAACGGAGTGAACATCAGGATCTGATTGATAAAAACAAGCAAAGAGTACAGCAGAATCAAAGTTATTACAAAAGGCGGCAGGCCATAGTCGAACATCCTTATGGAACCATAAAACGGCAATGGGGCTTCAATCACATTATGACAAAAAAAGGAATTGAAAGGGCTAGTGCTGATGTGGGCTTAATTATGACAGCCTATAACCTACGTCGAATAATCAATATTATTGGCGTAAAAACGCTCATTAAATGGGCAACACAGCAATTATCTTGTTTTCTTAAATTAAGGATGCCATTAGAGTCGAAATTGGCTCAAATAAGAAGCTCAATTCAATTTCAAATTAAATACTTTTTCAATTTTTATGTATCCTTAAAACTGCTATATTTAAACCTTAAATGGGCAGTTTAA